One window from the genome of Streptomyces sp. WZ-12 encodes:
- a CDS encoding sensor histidine kinase: MGLGRGLELPQVLRGIVEAAVALTDAEYGALGVVGDGQLSQFLPVGMSDELISLIGRTPCGHGILGELIRNPEPLRLTDLSSHPHSYGFPANHPPMRTFLGVPVRVRDEVFGNLYLTEKRGGGSFDAEDEAVVTTLSIAAGVAIDNARMYHESRRRERWLEALGEITRSLLSGTEADEVLRLIAERAMEVAGADCAAVLLPVASSADQLAVTVACGSGASRITGLRVPVDGSLPGIAVRSDRPVVSTDLRSDPRAFPLGVPEAGVGPDAGDGPDAGDAAPGEAANDDAVNGAGAEAGAVYGPAVAVPLQVDTGRGALRLSRLAGRPPFDDDEVRLISGFADQAVIALELARRRAESEELTVLHDRDRIARDLHDLAIQRLFATGITLQSATRLIDRPEAVDRVGRAVNDLDTTIKIIRSTIFGLRTAGDGKDARSLRRDLTDAVHRAAGPLGFAPALRIDGPVDAAVPDELAPHLVAVTAEALSNAARHAGAHRLDVALSVTSDEVTLTVTDDGVGVGTAPHTGGLANMRARAQMHGGQLTIETPEDGGTRIVWHVPLPD, encoded by the coding sequence ATGGGCCTGGGGCGGGGGCTGGAGCTCCCGCAGGTGCTCCGGGGCATCGTCGAGGCGGCGGTGGCGCTGACCGACGCGGAGTACGGGGCGCTGGGCGTCGTCGGCGACGGGCAGTTGTCGCAGTTCCTGCCCGTGGGGATGTCCGACGAGCTGATCTCGCTGATCGGTCGGACGCCGTGCGGGCACGGCATCCTCGGGGAGCTGATCCGCAATCCCGAGCCGCTGCGGCTCACCGACCTGTCGAGCCATCCGCACAGCTACGGCTTTCCGGCCAACCATCCGCCGATGCGGACCTTCCTCGGGGTGCCGGTCCGGGTCCGCGACGAGGTCTTCGGCAATCTCTACCTCACCGAGAAGCGGGGCGGCGGCTCGTTCGACGCGGAGGACGAGGCGGTGGTGACCACCCTCTCCATCGCGGCGGGCGTGGCGATCGACAACGCCCGCATGTACCACGAGAGTCGGCGCCGCGAGCGGTGGTTGGAGGCGCTGGGCGAGATCACCCGCAGCCTGCTGTCCGGTACGGAGGCGGACGAGGTGCTGCGGCTGATCGCGGAGCGGGCGATGGAGGTGGCCGGCGCGGACTGTGCGGCGGTGCTGCTGCCGGTGGCCTCGTCGGCGGACCAGTTGGCGGTGACGGTGGCGTGCGGTTCCGGCGCGAGCCGGATCACCGGGCTGCGGGTGCCGGTCGACGGTTCGCTGCCGGGCATCGCCGTCCGCAGCGACCGGCCCGTGGTCAGCACGGACCTGCGCTCCGATCCGCGGGCGTTCCCGTTGGGCGTCCCGGAGGCCGGAGTTGGGCCGGACGCCGGGGACGGCCCGGACGCCGGGGACGCAGCGCCCGGGGAAGCGGCCAACGATGACGCGGTGAACGGGGCGGGGGCGGAGGCCGGTGCGGTGTACGGGCCGGCGGTCGCGGTCCCGCTCCAGGTGGACACCGGGCGGGGCGCGCTGCGGTTGAGCCGGCTGGCCGGCCGGCCCCCGTTCGACGACGACGAGGTCCGGCTGATATCGGGCTTCGCCGATCAGGCCGTGATCGCCCTCGAACTCGCCCGCCGGCGCGCCGAGTCGGAGGAGCTGACGGTCCTGCACGACCGCGACCGGATCGCCCGGGACCTGCACGACCTCGCCATCCAGCGGCTGTTCGCCACCGGCATCACGCTCCAGAGCGCGACCCGGCTGATCGACCGGCCGGAGGCGGTGGACCGGGTCGGCCGCGCGGTCAACGACCTGGACACCACCATCAAGATCATCCGCTCCACGATCTTCGGGCTGCGCACCGCCGGCGACGGCAAGGACGCCCGGAGCCTGCGCCGGGACCTCACCGACGCCGTGCACCGCGCGGCCGGCCCCCTCGGCTTCGCCCCGGCGCTACGGATCGACGGCCCCGTGGACGCCGCCGTCCCCGACGAACTGGCCCCGCACCTGGTGGCGGTGACCGCCGAGGCCCTGAGCAACGCCGCCCGGCACGCCGGCGCCCACCGCCTCGACGTAGCCCTGTCGGTGACCTCCGACGAGGTCACGCTGACGGTGACCGACGACGGGGTGGGGGTCGGCACCGCACCGCACACCGGCGGCCTGGCCAACATGCGGGCCCGGGCCCAGATGCACGGCGGCCAACTCACCATCGAGACACCGGAGGACGGCGGCACCCGCATCGTGTGGCACGTCCCGCTGCCGGACTGA
- a CDS encoding permease, which translates to MHAAPHLALDTSPHPTPHTAPHAVLHALSITGSMTWEITWALILGFALSAVVQAVVRRSTVVALLGDDRPRTLAIAAGLGVASSSCSYAAVALARSLFRKGANFTAAMAFEIASTNLVVELGVILALLMGWQFTVAEFVGGPVMIVVLAVLLRLFLRESLLREARAQAERGLAGSMEGHAAMDMSVRGPGSFLRRLCSPEGVTATAHVFVMEWAAILRDLVIGLLIAGAIAAWVPDAFWRSFFFEGHPRAAKLWGPVIGPLVAMASFVCSIGNVPLAVVLWKGGISFGGVVAFIFADLLILPILNIYRKYYGTRTALLLLGTFFLSMVVAGYVVELAFGGLGLVPDQARARIPAEGVSWNYTTWLNIAFLGLAVALLVRFFRTGGRTMLRMMGGNPANGNQEQGQGQGQ; encoded by the coding sequence ATGCACGCCGCCCCGCACCTCGCTCTGGACACCTCCCCGCACCCCACTCCGCACACGGCCCCGCATGCCGTCCTGCATGCCCTGTCCATCACCGGTTCGATGACGTGGGAGATCACCTGGGCGCTGATCCTGGGGTTCGCCCTGTCCGCCGTCGTCCAGGCGGTGGTCCGCAGGTCCACCGTCGTCGCGCTCCTCGGCGACGACCGGCCGCGCACCCTCGCCATCGCCGCCGGGCTGGGCGTCGCCTCGTCCTCCTGCTCGTACGCCGCGGTCGCGCTGGCCCGCTCGCTCTTCCGCAAGGGAGCGAACTTCACCGCCGCGATGGCCTTCGAGATCGCCTCTACCAACCTCGTCGTCGAACTCGGCGTCATCCTGGCGCTGTTGATGGGATGGCAGTTCACGGTCGCCGAGTTCGTGGGCGGGCCGGTGATGATCGTGGTGCTGGCGGTGCTGCTGCGGCTGTTCCTGCGCGAGTCGCTGCTGCGCGAGGCCCGGGCGCAGGCCGAGCGCGGACTGGCCGGCTCGATGGAGGGGCACGCCGCGATGGACATGTCCGTCCGGGGCCCGGGCTCCTTCCTCCGCAGACTGTGCTCCCCCGAGGGCGTCACGGCCACCGCACACGTCTTCGTCATGGAATGGGCGGCGATCCTGCGGGACTTGGTGATCGGCCTGCTGATCGCCGGCGCCATCGCGGCATGGGTGCCCGACGCCTTCTGGCGCTCGTTCTTCTTCGAGGGCCATCCACGCGCCGCCAAGCTCTGGGGGCCGGTCATCGGCCCGCTCGTCGCGATGGCCTCGTTCGTCTGCTCCATCGGCAACGTGCCGCTCGCCGTGGTGCTGTGGAAGGGCGGCATCAGCTTCGGCGGGGTGGTGGCGTTCATCTTCGCCGATCTGCTGATCCTGCCGATCCTCAACATCTACCGGAAGTACTACGGCACCCGGACCGCGCTCCTGCTCCTCGGCACCTTCTTCCTCTCGATGGTGGTCGCCGGCTACGTCGTCGAACTCGCCTTCGGCGGCCTCGGGTTGGTCCCTGACCAGGCCCGGGCGAGGATCCCCGCGGAGGGCGTCTCCTGGAACTACACGACCTGGCTGAACATCGCCTTCCTCGGCCTGGCCGTCGCCCTCCTCGTCCGCTTCTTCCGCACCGGCGGCCGGACCATGCTCCGCATGATGGGCGGCAACCCTGCCAACGGGAACCAGGAGCAGGGCCAGGGACAAGGGCAGTGA
- a CDS encoding GNAT family N-acetyltransferase translates to MSDLRIAQPVHNTELADWQHVHNTVIPTHVLSLDDVRDRAGRNHLEVAYLGNELVGCSTVRPPASGTGAATVIARVLAPHRGCGFGTELYERGLRLARELGAQTIETVVLSSNEDGLRFAENRGFVETERYLLPGDTIPWIDLRQPS, encoded by the coding sequence ATGTCCGACCTCCGCATCGCTCAGCCGGTCCACAACACCGAGCTCGCAGACTGGCAGCACGTCCACAACACCGTCATCCCCACCCACGTCCTCTCCCTGGACGACGTGCGGGACCGCGCCGGGCGGAACCACCTGGAGGTCGCCTACCTCGGCAACGAACTCGTGGGGTGCAGCACGGTCCGCCCACCGGCGAGCGGCACCGGGGCCGCCACCGTGATCGCCCGTGTGCTCGCCCCGCACCGCGGGTGCGGCTTCGGAACGGAGCTGTACGAGCGCGGACTGCGGCTGGCAAGGGAGTTGGGGGCTCAGACGATCGAGACGGTGGTGCTGTCCTCGAACGAGGACGGACTACGGTTCGCCGAGAATCGCGGTTTCGTCGAGACCGAGCGGTACCTGCTCCCCGGTGACACCATTCCATGGATCGACTTGCGGCAACCGTCCTGA
- a CDS encoding globin domain-containing protein — MLSEQSTPVIRATLPAVGAAIEDITDLFYRKLFDTHPELLRDLFNRGNQANGAQRQALAGSIAAFARTLVDHPGTLPETILGRIAHKHASLGITSDQYKIVHKHLFAAIAEVLGEAVTPQVAAAWDEVYWLMANALIAIEAGLYAQSGAAEGEVWQPMTIVERSAETPGALALTLRPADGTPARPFRPGQYVSVQVQLPDGARQIRQYSLSSAPDRPEWRISVKRVEAGAGPAGEVSSWLHERARVGDVLTVSAAFGDLTLADGDGPLLLASAGIGCTPMLAMLHHLAATGSSRPVTVVHADRTPADHAHLDELRSLVDELPHAALHLWYEEPDAQAPAPTTPARVSRGRADVSTLPLPHDLTAYLCGPLPFLRTIRGDLLRHGVAPQAIHYEVFGPDLWLAADQ, encoded by the coding sequence GTGCTCTCCGAGCAGTCCACCCCCGTCATACGCGCCACCCTGCCCGCCGTCGGCGCCGCCATCGAGGACATCACCGACCTCTTCTACCGGAAGCTGTTCGACACCCATCCGGAACTGTTGAGAGACCTCTTCAACCGCGGCAACCAGGCCAACGGCGCCCAACGGCAGGCCCTGGCCGGCTCGATCGCGGCCTTCGCCCGCACCCTGGTGGACCACCCCGGCACCTTGCCGGAGACGATCCTCGGCCGGATCGCGCACAAGCACGCCTCGCTCGGCATCACTTCGGACCAGTACAAGATCGTCCACAAGCACCTGTTCGCGGCGATCGCCGAGGTCCTCGGCGAGGCCGTCACCCCGCAGGTCGCGGCCGCCTGGGACGAGGTCTACTGGCTGATGGCCAACGCGCTGATCGCCATCGAGGCCGGCCTCTACGCACAATCCGGCGCCGCCGAGGGCGAGGTGTGGCAGCCGATGACCATCGTCGAGCGGAGCGCCGAGACCCCCGGCGCGCTCGCCCTCACCCTGCGCCCGGCCGACGGCACCCCGGCGCGCCCGTTCCGGCCCGGCCAGTACGTCAGCGTGCAGGTCCAACTCCCCGACGGGGCCCGGCAGATCCGGCAGTACAGCCTCTCCTCTGCCCCAGATCGCCCGGAGTGGCGGATCTCGGTCAAGCGCGTCGAGGCGGGCGCCGGCCCGGCCGGCGAGGTGTCCTCCTGGCTCCACGAGCGGGCCCGCGTCGGCGATGTGCTCACCGTCTCCGCCGCGTTCGGGGACCTGACGCTGGCCGACGGCGACGGCCCCCTACTCCTGGCCTCCGCCGGCATCGGCTGCACCCCGATGCTCGCCATGCTCCACCACCTGGCCGCCACCGGATCGTCCCGCCCCGTCACCGTCGTCCACGCCGACCGCACCCCGGCCGACCACGCGCACCTCGATGAACTGCGCAGCCTGGTCGACGAGTTGCCGCACGCCGCACTACACCTGTGGTACGAGGAACCAGACGCCCAGGCCCCGGCCCCCACCACTCCGGCCCGGGTCTCCAGAGGGCGCGCAGACGTCAGCACGCTCCCCCTGCCGCACGACCTCACCGCCTACCTCTGCGGCCCCCTCCCCTTCCTCCGCACCATCCGCGGCGACCTGCTGCGCCACGGAGTCGCGCCCCAGGCCATCCACTACGAGGTGTTCGGCCCCGACCTCTGGCTGGCCGCCGACCAGTAA
- a CDS encoding cupin domain-containing protein, with protein sequence MADTPHAGDPAASAGAPVPRLLCDAQELAAVDPAPTGALWRLAESGRQLDANLVRVPPEGHINTHVEPDLDVLLYVVAGDGAVDTDQGREPLAEGGLLWLPHGSRRSLTAGRNGLAYLTVHRRRPGMQIRSRRG encoded by the coding sequence ATGGCTGACACCCCGCACGCCGGTGATCCCGCCGCCTCGGCCGGCGCCCCGGTTCCGCGGCTGCTCTGCGACGCCCAGGAACTCGCCGCCGTCGATCCGGCGCCGACCGGGGCGCTGTGGCGGCTGGCGGAGTCCGGTCGTCAGCTCGACGCCAACTTGGTACGGGTCCCGCCGGAGGGCCACATCAATACGCACGTCGAACCGGATCTGGACGTGCTCCTCTACGTCGTGGCCGGTGACGGGGCCGTGGACACGGACCAGGGTCGGGAACCGCTCGCCGAGGGCGGGCTGCTGTGGTTGCCGCACGGCTCCCGCCGCAGTCTGACCGCGGGCCGGAACGGGTTGGCGTACCTCACGGTTCACCGCCGCCGCCCCGGCATGCAGATCCGGAGCCGTAGGGGCTGA
- a CDS encoding response regulator transcription factor, with the protein MNQQPVPPATDPAASAPGAPLRVFILDDHEVVRRGVRDLLEAEDDIEVVGEAGDPRQALARVPAVRPQVAILDVRLGGDDGDHEGIEVCRELRARMPELACLMLTSFDDDEALFDAIMAGAAGYVLKQIDGTALVRAVRTVAAGQSMLDPRTATRVMDRLRGPGRSAAEEEPSELDRLSPREREVLDLIGEGLTNRQIADRLYLAEKTVKNRVSAILGKLGVGRRVQAAMIAERLKEPRG; encoded by the coding sequence ATGAACCAGCAGCCCGTTCCTCCTGCCACCGACCCCGCCGCCAGTGCACCGGGCGCGCCGCTGCGCGTCTTCATCCTGGACGACCACGAGGTGGTGCGCCGCGGCGTACGGGACCTCCTGGAGGCGGAGGACGACATCGAGGTTGTGGGGGAGGCCGGGGACCCCCGGCAGGCCCTCGCCCGGGTGCCGGCGGTCCGGCCGCAGGTGGCGATCCTCGACGTCCGACTCGGCGGCGACGACGGCGACCACGAAGGGATCGAGGTCTGCCGGGAGTTGCGGGCCCGGATGCCGGAGCTCGCCTGCCTGATGCTGACCTCCTTCGACGACGACGAGGCGCTGTTCGACGCGATCATGGCCGGGGCGGCCGGCTATGTGCTCAAGCAGATCGACGGGACGGCGCTGGTGCGCGCGGTCCGCACGGTCGCCGCCGGGCAGTCGATGCTGGACCCGCGCACCGCGACCCGGGTGATGGACCGGCTGCGCGGTCCGGGCCGGTCCGCGGCCGAAGAGGAGCCGTCCGAACTCGACCGGCTCTCGCCGCGCGAGCGGGAGGTGTTGGACCTGATCGGCGAGGGTTTGACGAATCGTCAGATCGCTGATCGGCTGTACCTCGCCGAAAAGACGGTCAAGAACCGGGTGTCCGCCATCCTCGGCAAGCTGGGAGTGGGCCGCCGCGTCCAGGCGGCAATGATCGCCGAACGCCTGAAGGAGCCCCGCGGCTGA
- the aac(6') gene encoding aminoglycoside 6'-N-acetyltransferase, whose amino-acid sequence MELRGDRVVLRSVAGDDHEVLDGIVREPEVAAWWSPPEDFEGMLAVVFEGGVIGAIQFDEENDPEFRRAGIDIFLTARQHGRGLGTDAVRTLARWLVHERGHHRLTIDPAAANTAAVRSYGKVGFKPVGIMRAYARDHRTGAWQDGLLMDLLADELT is encoded by the coding sequence ATGGAGTTGCGTGGAGACAGGGTCGTGCTGCGGTCGGTGGCGGGCGACGATCACGAGGTCCTCGACGGGATCGTGCGGGAGCCAGAGGTCGCCGCGTGGTGGTCACCTCCGGAGGACTTCGAGGGCATGCTCGCCGTGGTCTTCGAGGGCGGGGTGATCGGGGCGATCCAGTTCGACGAGGAGAACGACCCCGAGTTCCGTCGTGCCGGCATCGACATCTTCCTGACCGCGCGACAGCACGGAAGGGGGCTGGGGACCGATGCCGTACGCACGTTGGCCCGGTGGCTGGTGCACGAACGCGGCCACCACCGGCTGACCATCGATCCCGCCGCCGCCAACACGGCGGCAGTCCGCAGCTACGGCAAGGTCGGGTTCAAGCCCGTCGGCATCATGCGGGCGTACGCACGCGACCACCGGACGGGCGCCTGGCAGGACGGACTCCTCATGGACCTGCTCGCCGACGAGTTGACCTGA
- the ctaD gene encoding aa3-type cytochrome oxidase subunit I, translating into MEDDSTVDGWEVQATAAREPAPGRVSTARPRRRHKAVEWLTSTDHKQIGTLYLVSAFVFFLVGGLMALLMRAELAQPGTQILSNEQFNQAFTMHGSVMLLLFAMPLFTGFANWLMPLQIGAPDVAFPRLNMLAFWLFLFGSLIAAAGFLTPQGAADFGWFAYAPLSDAVHSPGVGADMWIMGVALSGFGSILGAVNFITTIICMRAPGLTMFRMPIFTWNVLLTAVLILMVFPVLAAALFALEMDRKFGSHVFDAANGGALLWQHLFWFFGHPEVYVLALPFFGIVSEVIPVFSRKPMFGYVGLIAATISIAGLSVTVWAHHMYVTGGVLLPFFSFMTFLIAVPTGVKFFNWIGTMWKGSLSFETPMLWATGFLVTFVFGGLTGVILASPPLDFHVSDTYFVVAHFHYTLFGTVVYAMFAGFHFWWPKFTGKLLDERLGKITFWTLTAGFNLTFLVQHWLGAAGMPRRYADYLAADGFTALNTLSTIGSFLLGLSFLPFFYNVWKTAKYGEKVEVDDPWGYGRSLEWATSCPPPRHNFAALPRIRSESPAFDLHHPTADALEPARPAAHL; encoded by the coding sequence GTGGAGGACGACAGCACCGTGGATGGTTGGGAAGTTCAGGCGACAGCGGCCAGGGAGCCCGCGCCCGGTCGGGTCAGCACGGCCCGGCCGCGGCGTCGGCACAAGGCGGTGGAGTGGCTCACCTCCACCGACCACAAGCAGATCGGCACGCTCTATCTCGTCTCGGCGTTCGTCTTCTTCCTCGTCGGCGGCCTGATGGCGCTGCTGATGCGCGCCGAACTGGCCCAGCCGGGCACCCAGATCCTCTCCAACGAGCAGTTCAACCAGGCGTTCACCATGCACGGCTCGGTGATGCTGCTGCTGTTCGCGATGCCGCTGTTCACCGGCTTCGCCAACTGGCTCATGCCGCTCCAGATCGGCGCCCCCGACGTGGCGTTCCCGCGGCTGAACATGCTCGCCTTCTGGTTGTTCCTCTTCGGCTCGCTGATCGCCGCCGCCGGCTTCCTCACCCCGCAAGGGGCCGCGGACTTCGGCTGGTTCGCCTACGCACCGCTCTCCGACGCCGTCCACTCACCCGGCGTCGGCGCCGACATGTGGATCATGGGCGTGGCACTCTCCGGCTTCGGCTCCATCCTGGGCGCGGTCAACTTCATCACCACCATCATCTGCATGCGTGCCCCCGGCCTGACGATGTTCCGGATGCCGATCTTCACCTGGAACGTGCTGCTCACCGCGGTGCTGATCCTGATGGTCTTCCCGGTCCTCGCGGCCGCGCTGTTCGCCCTGGAGATGGACCGCAAGTTCGGCTCCCACGTCTTCGACGCGGCCAACGGCGGCGCCCTGTTGTGGCAGCACCTCTTCTGGTTCTTCGGCCACCCCGAGGTCTACGTCCTGGCCCTGCCGTTCTTCGGCATCGTCTCCGAGGTCATCCCGGTCTTCTCCCGCAAGCCGATGTTCGGCTACGTCGGCCTGATCGCGGCGACGATTTCCATCGCCGGCCTCTCGGTGACGGTCTGGGCGCACCACATGTACGTCACCGGCGGCGTGCTGCTCCCCTTCTTCTCCTTCATGACGTTCCTCATCGCCGTCCCCACCGGGGTGAAGTTCTTCAACTGGATCGGCACGATGTGGAAGGGCTCGCTCTCCTTCGAGACGCCGATGCTGTGGGCCACCGGCTTCCTGGTCACCTTCGTCTTCGGCGGCCTGACCGGAGTCATCCTGGCCTCCCCGCCGCTGGACTTCCACGTCTCCGACACCTACTTCGTCGTCGCGCACTTCCACTACACGCTCTTCGGCACCGTGGTCTACGCGATGTTCGCCGGCTTCCACTTCTGGTGGCCCAAGTTCACCGGCAAGCTCCTCGACGAACGCCTCGGCAAGATCACCTTCTGGACGCTCACGGCGGGCTTCAACCTCACCTTCCTCGTCCAACACTGGCTCGGCGCCGCAGGCATGCCCCGCCGCTACGCCGACTACCTCGCCGCCGACGGCTTCACCGCCCTCAACACCCTCTCCACCATCGGCTCGTTCCTCCTCGGCCTCTCCTTCCTCCCGTTCTTCTACAACGTCTGGAAGACCGCCAAGTACGGCGAGAAGGTCGAGGTGGACGACCCCTGGGGCTACGGCCGCTCCCTGGAGTGGGCCACCTCCTGCCCGCCCCCGCGCCACAACTTCGCCGCCCTGCCCAGGATCCGCAGCGAATCCCCCGCCTTCGACCTCCACCACCCCACCGCGGACGCCCTCGAACCGGCCCGTCCCGCGGCCCACCTCTGA
- the nsrR gene encoding nitric oxide-sensing transcriptional repressor NsrR yields MRLTKFTDLALRAVMRLAVAEPGDSLTTREVAEAMDVPYTHMAKAISRLQHLGVVEARRGRGGGLELTTLGHRASVGWLVRELEGEGEVVACEGDPPCPLRGACRLRRALREAQEAFYATLDPLTVSDVVASPTGPVLLSLTIPGSPRPD; encoded by the coding sequence GTGCGGTTGACGAAGTTCACTGATCTGGCGCTGCGCGCAGTGATGCGCCTGGCCGTCGCCGAGCCCGGCGACTCCTTGACCACCCGCGAGGTGGCCGAGGCGATGGACGTGCCGTACACCCACATGGCGAAGGCGATCAGCCGACTCCAGCACCTCGGCGTGGTCGAGGCCCGTCGCGGACGTGGCGGCGGTCTGGAGTTGACCACACTGGGACACCGGGCCTCGGTGGGCTGGCTGGTGCGCGAACTGGAAGGCGAGGGCGAGGTCGTCGCCTGCGAGGGCGACCCCCCGTGCCCGCTGCGCGGAGCCTGCCGACTACGCCGGGCGCTCCGCGAGGCGCAGGAAGCCTTCTACGCCACGCTCGACCCGCTCACGGTCTCGGACGTGGTGGCGTCGCCCACCGGCCCGGTACTGCTCAGCCTCACCATCCCGGGCAGCCCACGCCCGGACTGA
- a CDS encoding GNAT family N-acetyltransferase, with protein sequence MHILTFPEAATPDGLRAQVAELQDLAWPSTGTPAAPPGAPVHDPALRPVSMLLVDGGTVLAALDVLTKEIVHAGRCYAAGGLSTVVTHPEARGRGHGRRLVSAAREAMADQGLDLGLFTCDRTLRAFYESAGWQCLVGAVLVGGTPGAPFPSDGPGFDKVTMADFFSPRARRHRASFQDSRIALHPGDIDMLW encoded by the coding sequence GTGCACATCCTCACGTTTCCCGAAGCGGCCACTCCCGACGGGCTCCGCGCTCAGGTGGCGGAGCTCCAGGACTTGGCCTGGCCGTCGACGGGCACCCCGGCCGCACCGCCGGGCGCACCGGTCCACGACCCCGCGCTGCGGCCGGTGTCGATGCTGCTGGTGGACGGCGGTACGGTCCTCGCCGCGCTGGACGTCCTGACCAAGGAGATCGTCCACGCCGGTCGGTGCTATGCCGCCGGTGGCCTGAGCACCGTGGTGACGCACCCCGAGGCGCGTGGTCGCGGGCACGGCCGGCGCCTGGTGTCGGCGGCGCGGGAGGCGATGGCCGATCAGGGCCTGGACCTGGGGCTGTTCACCTGCGACCGAACGTTACGGGCGTTCTACGAGAGCGCCGGCTGGCAGTGCCTCGTGGGCGCGGTCCTCGTCGGAGGAACGCCGGGCGCCCCCTTCCCCAGCGACGGGCCCGGGTTCGACAAGGTCACCATGGCCGACTTCTTCTCGCCGCGGGCGCGGCGGCACCGCGCGTCCTTCCAGGACAGTCGAATCGCCCTCCATCCGGGAGACATCGACATGCTCTGGTGA